A stretch of the Nyctibius grandis isolate bNycGra1 chromosome 13, bNycGra1.pri, whole genome shotgun sequence genome encodes the following:
- the CYSLTR1 gene encoding cysteinyl leukotriene receptor 1 has protein sequence MTALFDNLSCHHSIDDFRNRVYSTLYSMITIMGFVGNGVVLYVLIKTYRQKTAFQVYMVNLAVSDFLCVCTLPLRVIYYVHKGNWFFGDFLCRVSSYALYVNLYCSIFFMTAMSFFRCVAIVFPVQNINLVTERKAKFVCIGIWIFVTLTSAPFLKNGTYQYSNKTKCFEPPEDSQKTNLVVILDFIALFVGFIFPFVVITICYAMIIRTLLKNSLKKNQANRKKAVWMIIIVTATFLVSFTPYHILRTVHLHVLRLNTSCEDAIYLQKLVVVTLPLAAANCCFDPLLYFFSGGNFRKRLTTFRKGSSSSLTQAFRKKFSIKEKDEEPFGESHRENGKEAVAPS, from the coding sequence ATGACGGCGCTGTTTGATAACTTGTCATGCCATCACTCCATCGACGACTTCCGAAACCGAGTCTACTCCACGCTCTACTCCATGATCACCATCATGGGCTTTGTCGGCAACGGCGTCGTGCTCTACGTCCTCATAAAAACATACCGGCAGAAGACAGCCTTCCAGGTGTACATGGTGAACCTCGCCGTGTCCGACTTCCTCTGCGTGTGCACGCTGCCCCTGCGTGTCATCTACTACGTCCACAAAGGGAACTGGTTCTTCGGTGACTTTCTATGCAGGGTCAGTTCGTACGCGTTGTACGTCAACCTGtactgcagcatttttttcatgactgCAATGAGCTTCTTCCGTTGCGTAGCCATCGTTTTTCCAGTCCAGAACATCAATTTGGTAACGGAGAGGAAGGCTAAATTTGTCTGCATCGGCATCTGGATTTTTGTCACCCTGACAAGTGCTCCTTTTCTGAAAAACGGGACATACCAATATAgcaacaagaccaagtgcttCGAGCCCCCAGAAGACTCTCAGAAGACAAATCTAGTGGTGATCCTGGATTTTATTGCCCTATTTGTGggtttcatttttcccttcGTTGTCATAACTATCTGCTACGCCATGATCATAAGGACCTTACTGAAAAACTCCTTGAAGAAGAACCAGGCTAACCGCAAGAAGGCGGTCTGGATGATCATCATCGTGACTGCCACCTTCCTGGTCAGCTTCACCCCGTACCACATTCTGCGTACAGTCCACCTCCACGTGCTGCGGCTGAACACCAGCTGCGAGGACGCCATATACCTACAGAAATTGGTCGTGGTAACGCTCCCCTTGGCAGCTGCCAATTGCTGCTTTGACCCGCTTCTCTATTTCTTCTCAGGGGGCAACTTTCGGAAGAGACTTACCACATTTAGGAAGGGTTCTTCCTCCAGCTTAACGCAAGCCTTCAGGAAAAAGTTCTCcataaaagagaaagatgaggaacCCTTTGGAGAAAGCCATAGGGAGAATGGAAAGGAAGCTGTGGCCCCTTCGTAA